One segment of Choristoneura fumiferana chromosome 26, NRCan_CFum_1, whole genome shotgun sequence DNA contains the following:
- the LOC141442864 gene encoding uncharacterized protein, with the protein MVNEETKSATISPDERRLKAQIAQCKGSLTKAENFLRNQQEGSLDKEAINTRLQQLAGVLVSHKELSLQLHLLNEESADTDFNNDDFEDRCLAITANLRKLLHTQEPVACGGSSAIKLPDMDIPVFDGKDFTKYNTFIELFSAIIDSNTRLAPIQKLFYLRKFLKGEPLSLIEGLPITGDSYPKSLELLGNRYDNKFLVITNHVQALLDFPTISKGASSNLRELVSNSRQHLAALETLGQSPKHWDMLLLPILLRKVDQYTCRAYHSERVTKELPTLEDFFTFLERRACSFEVSQQSEDGHLWAQELQLPRNTMSAGAC; encoded by the exons ATGGTAAACGAAGAAACTAAATCGGCAACCATCTCCCCAGACGAGAGAAGGTTAAAAGCCCAGATAGCCCAGTGCAAAGGCTCATTAACAAAAGCGGAAAACTTTTTACGGAACCAACAAGAAGGATCTTTAGACAAAGAAGCCATCAACACGCGCCTACAGCAGCTGGCTGGTGTCTTAGTGAGCCACAAAGAACTGTCATTGCAACTCCACCTGCTTAACGAAGAAAGCGCCGACACAGACTTCAACAATGACGACTTTGAGGACAGATGCCTGGCAATTACGGCGAACTTACGCAAGCTGCTCCATACTCAAGAGCCGGTGGCGTGTGGCGGGTCTTCAGCAATAAAATTACCGGATATGGACATACCAGTCTTCGATGGCAAGGATTTCACCAAATACAATACCTTTATAGAATTGTTTAGTGCAATTATCGATAGTAACACCAGGTTAGCTCCTATCCAAAAATTATTTTACCTAAGAAAATTTCTAAAAGGCGAACCACTGTCCTTAATTGAAGGACTACCTATTACCGGGGATTCATACCCCAAATCCCTTGAACTGCTTGGCAATCGGTATGACAATAAATTCCTAGTAATAACAAACCACGTTCAGGCATTGCTCGACTTTCCCACAATTTCAAAGGGTGCATCTAGCAATTTACGAGAACTAGTGTCAAACTCTCGTCAACACTTAGCTGCACTGGAAACATTAGGACAATCCCCCAAACACTGGGACATGTTACTTTTGCCCATTTTGCTTAGGAAGGTCGACCAATACACTTGCCGTGCATACCACAGTGAGCGTGTCACAAAGGAGCTGCCCACACTAGAGGACTTCTTCACCTTCTTGGAGAGAAGAGCCTGTAGCTTCGAAGTGAGCCAGCAGAGTGAAG ACGGTCACCTATGGGCTCAAGAACTCCAGCTACCTCGCAACACAATGTCTGCAGGAGCTTGCTGA